The following are encoded together in the Campylobacter devanensis genome:
- the rsmA gene encoding 16S rRNA (adenine(1518)-N(6)/adenine(1519)-N(6))-dimethyltransferase RsmA has translation MIRAKKKFGQNFLTDESIKRQIIQAIPNDLERIVEIGPGLGDLTQKLVQLSGKIECFEIDSELYEILLDKFASEISQHKLKITNTDALESWHEISRQDYFLVANLPYYVATNMILKALSDSRCKGLVVMIQKEVALKFSAQPSDSEFSALAILAGVRGDVELLFDVPATAFNPEPKVVSAVIRIIKNRNLVDDFELGEFERFLRSAFVAPRKTLLKNLACFCSKSIVESFLAKHNLPLTTRPHELCVALYLKLFKEAKNERRECTNSR, from the coding sequence ATGATACGTGCAAAAAAGAAATTTGGTCAGAATTTTTTAACCGATGAGAGCATAAAGCGTCAAATCATCCAAGCGATTCCCAATGATTTAGAAAGGATCGTAGAGATTGGGCCTGGCTTAGGTGATTTAACACAAAAGCTTGTACAACTGAGTGGGAAAATCGAGTGTTTTGAGATAGACAGCGAGCTTTATGAGATTTTGCTAGATAAATTTGCTAGTGAAATTTCGCAGCATAAACTAAAAATAACCAATACTGATGCCCTTGAATCTTGGCATGAGATATCTAGGCAGGACTATTTTTTAGTAGCGAATTTGCCATACTATGTAGCGACAAATATGATATTAAAAGCACTTAGCGATAGCAGATGCAAGGGGCTTGTTGTTATGATTCAAAAAGAGGTAGCCTTGAAATTTAGCGCACAACCAAGTGATAGCGAGTTTAGTGCTTTGGCTATTTTAGCTGGAGTTAGGGGTGATGTAGAGTTGCTCTTTGATGTGCCTGCAACTGCGTTTAATCCAGAGCCAAAGGTTGTCTCAGCGGTTATTAGGATTATTAAAAATAGAAATTTAGTAGATGATTTTGAGCTTGGTGAATTTGAGCGGTTTTTAAGGTCTGCATTTGTTGCTCCACGTAAAACTTTACTTAAAAATTTAGCTTGTTTTTGCTCAAAGTCTATTGTAGAGAGCTTTTTGGCTAAACATAATTTACCGCTTACTACTCGTCCTCATGAGCTTTGTGTCGCCTTATATTTAAAACTATTTAAAGAGGCTAAAAATGAACGAAGAGAATGCACAAACTCTAGGTGA
- a CDS encoding pseudouridine synthase family protein, with translation MAYIKMKIGEFIGQKTYQILLSRGYTMSQAQKLCDKGRLIDKNGVTLDKNSTVNGELFFIDYECKPVGLEPIFESDEFGVFDKPSGVLTHPNGRNCNYSLCDEIWSLWGKNASVAHRLDKETSGIIVVGKSIETTKKLKAMFESRCIFKSYLALVSGKVQESKFKRFIAANYMDFVDKFSFINDENWLVIDRAMDITRDYDDIKIRMQICDNGKRAITLFRPIEFDEKINATLVECIPLTGRQHQLRLHLFYVKHKILGDPIYGLERRDIERILDGKMSKNERIQKSGANRLMLHSNRLKFNYNGTEFDISSKMKFGLSPFAQMD, from the coding sequence ATGGCATATATTAAGATGAAAATTGGTGAATTTATCGGGCAAAAAACTTATCAAATTTTGTTATCACGTGGCTATACAATGAGCCAAGCTCAAAAGCTTTGTGATAAGGGTAGATTAATTGATAAAAATGGTGTGACATTAGATAAAAATAGTACTGTAAATGGTGAATTATTTTTTATAGATTATGAGTGCAAGCCAGTTGGATTAGAGCCAATTTTTGAATCTGATGAATTTGGAGTTTTTGATAAACCAAGTGGAGTTTTGACCCATCCAAATGGTAGGAATTGTAACTATAGCCTATGTGATGAGATTTGGAGCTTATGGGGAAAAAATGCATCTGTAGCACATAGATTAGATAAAGAGACAAGTGGAATTATTGTAGTTGGCAAAAGTATAGAAACTACTAAAAAACTTAAGGCGATGTTTGAGAGTAGATGTATTTTTAAAAGCTATTTAGCATTGGTGAGTGGTAAAGTTCAGGAGAGTAAATTTAAGAGATTCATAGCAGCAAATTATATGGATTTTGTAGATAAATTTAGTTTTATTAACGATGAGAATTGGCTTGTGATAGATAGAGCGATGGATATTACAAGAGATTATGATGATATTAAAATTCGAATGCAAATTTGTGATAATGGTAAGCGTGCTATAACACTATTTAGGCCGATTGAATTTGACGAGAAAATAAATGCAACTTTGGTTGAATGTATTCCATTAACTGGACGCCAGCATCAGCTTAGGCTTCACCTGTTTTATGTGAAACATAAAATTTTAGGTGATCCAATTTATGGGCTTGAACGACGTGATATAGAGAGAATTTTAGATGGCAAAATGAGCAAAAATGAGCGTATCCAAAAGAGTGGGGCTAATAGACTTATGCTTCACTCAAATCGGCTCAAATTTAACTATAATGGAACTGAATTTGATATCAGTTCCAAGATGAAATTTGGATTAAGTCCATTTGCGCAAATGGATTAA
- a CDS encoding ribonuclease J, producing the protein MNEENAQTLGEKPSKKRRYRNHKDNLKKEAKHAAKDQNSQIDETTKTDESKEQAKKAKKRRKNSNPTVKISGNEEWQKDMKAAIEANKASHELRLEPLKYLNSAEHKITITPLGGLGEIGGNMTIFETNNDAIIIDIGMSFPTESMHGVDILVPDFDYVRKIKNKIRGIIITHAHEDHIGAVPYFFKEFQFPIYATPLPLGMISNKFEEHGLKSYRSYFRPIEKRKVYELGEFEFELIHITHSIIDASALAITTKAGTIIHTGDFKIDHTPIDGYPTDLNRLAYYGERGVLCLLSDSTNSYKDGITKSESSVGKTFDSIFATAKGRVIMSTFSSNIHRVYQAIERGIKYGRKVCVIGRSMERNLWTAIELGYVNLDRKIFIDANEVVKYPDNEVLIVTTGSQGETMSALYRMATDEHKYIKIKPSDQVIISSKAIPGNETSVSTILNFLLKSGANVAHQDFSEIHVSGHAAQEEQKLMLRLIKPKFFLPVHGEYNHIVKHKETAMSCGIDERNIYLMSDGDQVEVCQRHIKRVKTVKTGKVFIDNQINKQIADDVVIDRQKLAEAGVVTIISQIDKNAKTLIHNRVISYGLVSERHARSLSKELEEILLQFLTNVKDDMLNDQRALENQIRQVIRKHIFRKLKKYPTIVPVVYLM; encoded by the coding sequence ATGAACGAAGAGAATGCACAAACTCTAGGTGAAAAACCTAGCAAAAAAAGAAGATATCGCAATCATAAAGATAATCTAAAAAAAGAGGCGAAACACGCAGCTAAGGATCAAAATTCGCAAATTGATGAAACTACCAAAACCGATGAGTCAAAAGAGCAAGCCAAAAAAGCTAAAAAGCGTCGCAAAAATAGCAATCCAACAGTAAAAATCAGTGGCAACGAAGAGTGGCAAAAAGATATGAAAGCCGCCATAGAAGCAAATAAGGCTAGTCATGAGTTGCGTCTTGAACCACTCAAATACCTAAATTCAGCCGAACACAAAATCACTATAACTCCGCTTGGCGGTCTTGGCGAGATCGGCGGAAATATGACTATTTTCGAGACAAATAACGATGCGATTATCATTGATATCGGTATGAGCTTTCCTACTGAGAGTATGCATGGCGTGGATATTTTGGTGCCAGATTTTGACTATGTCAGAAAGATTAAAAACAAAATCAGAGGCATTATCATAACTCACGCACACGAAGATCATATCGGTGCGGTGCCATATTTTTTCAAAGAATTTCAATTCCCAATTTATGCTACGCCACTTCCATTAGGGATGATAAGCAATAAATTTGAAGAGCATGGACTAAAGTCTTATAGAAGCTATTTTCGCCCGATTGAAAAACGCAAGGTCTATGAGCTTGGGGAATTTGAATTTGAGCTTATACATATCACTCATTCTATAATCGATGCTAGTGCGTTAGCCATCACTACAAAGGCTGGAACTATAATCCACACTGGCGATTTCAAGATTGATCACACTCCAATCGATGGCTATCCAACGGATTTAAATCGCTTAGCATATTATGGCGAAAGGGGCGTTTTGTGCTTATTAAGCGACTCTACAAATAGCTACAAAGATGGAATCACAAAGAGCGAAAGTAGCGTTGGAAAGACCTTTGATTCTATATTTGCTACCGCTAAGGGCAGGGTAATAATGAGTACATTTAGCTCAAATATCCATAGGGTTTATCAAGCTATCGAGCGTGGCATAAAATATGGCCGAAAAGTCTGCGTGATAGGCAGAAGTATGGAGAGAAATCTATGGACGGCTATCGAGCTTGGATATGTGAATTTAGATCGCAAGATTTTTATAGATGCAAATGAAGTTGTCAAATATCCAGATAATGAGGTTTTAATAGTCACAACAGGCAGTCAAGGCGAAACAATGAGCGCTCTATATAGGATGGCGACTGATGAGCATAAATATATCAAAATCAAGCCAAGTGATCAAGTAATCATCAGCTCCAAAGCAATTCCTGGCAATGAAACCAGCGTATCAACGATTTTGAATTTCTTATTAAAAAGTGGAGCAAATGTAGCTCATCAAGATTTTAGCGAAATTCATGTAAGTGGACACGCAGCCCAAGAGGAGCAAAAGCTTATGTTAAGGCTGATTAAACCTAAATTTTTCCTTCCAGTTCATGGCGAGTATAATCACATAGTCAAACACAAAGAGACAGCGATGAGCTGTGGAATTGATGAGAGAAATATATATTTGATGAGTGATGGAGATCAAGTTGAGGTTTGCCAACGCCATATCAAAAGAGTAAAAACAGTTAAAACTGGTAAGGTATTTATAGATAATCAGATAAACAAACAGATCGCCGATGATGTAGTAATTGATCGTCAAAAGTTAGCTGAGGCTGGAGTTGTTACTATCATTTCACAAATTGATAAAAATGCTAAAACTCTAATTCATAATAGAGTAATTAGCTATGGATTAGTAAGCGAAAGACATGCAAGAAGTCTAAGTAAAGAGCTTGAAGAGATATTGCTGCAATTTTTAACTAATGTCAAAGATGATATGCTAAATGACCAAAGAGCGTTAGAAAATCAAATTCGTCAAGTTATTAGAAAGCATATATTTAGAAAGCTTAAAAAATATCCGACAATTGTACCAGTTGTCTATCTGATGTAA
- the hisF gene encoding imidazole glycerol phosphate synthase subunit HisF: MENFAKRIIPCLDVNNGRVVKGVNFVGLKDAGDPIEVAKRYNDEGADELCFLDITASSDGRDTIVHVVEEVAKQLFIPLTVGGGIRKIDDISRLLNVGCDKVSLNSSAVDNPNLIYEAANKFGSQCIVVAIDVKKNSNGSYNVFVHGGRKDTGLDAIQWAKRVYDLGAGEILLTSMDSDGTKAGYDLNITSAISNSIQIPVIASGGAGTMQHILQAFQNGADAALAASIFHYKEIEIMKLKEFLKDNGIGVRI; encoded by the coding sequence ATGGAAAATTTCGCTAAAAGAATCATACCTTGCTTAGATGTAAATAATGGAAGAGTTGTCAAAGGTGTTAATTTTGTAGGGTTAAAAGATGCTGGTGACCCAATCGAAGTAGCCAAAAGATATAATGATGAAGGTGCTGATGAACTATGTTTTTTAGACATTACGGCTAGTAGCGATGGAAGAGATACCATAGTACATGTAGTAGAAGAGGTCGCAAAACAATTATTTATCCCTCTTACTGTAGGTGGTGGAATTCGTAAAATAGATGATATATCAAGGCTGTTAAATGTTGGCTGTGATAAAGTCAGCCTAAATTCATCAGCTGTTGATAATCCAAATTTAATTTATGAAGCTGCTAATAAATTTGGTTCTCAATGCATTGTAGTTGCTATAGATGTCAAAAAAAATAGCAATGGTAGTTATAATGTATTTGTTCATGGAGGACGAAAAGATACCGGACTAGATGCGATACAATGGGCTAAAAGAGTCTATGATTTAGGTGCTGGAGAGATACTTTTAACCTCTATGGATAGCGATGGAACCAAGGCTGGATATGACTTAAATATAACATCGGCCATATCAAACTCAATCCAAATTCCAGTCATTGCTAGTGGAGGAGCAGGCACAATGCAGCACATCTTGCAAGCTTTTCAAAATGGAGCTGATGCAGCGCTTGCAGCTAGCATATTTCATTATAAAGAGATTGAAATTATGAAATTAAAAGAATTTTTAAAAGATAATGGAATTGGGGTTAGAATTTGA
- the rlmN gene encoding 23S rRNA (adenine(2503)-C(2))-methyltransferase RlmN has protein sequence MKNLLDYTQAELSEFIQPKFRTKQIYEWIYKKNARSFDEMSNLPKDIRERLKNEFYIEPLEMIKNEISSDGSIKYLFKLKDGKTIESVLLPMKEEIVDENGKTQKHARYTICVSSQVGCKMGCSFCLTAKGGFIRNLTAGEIVGQILWIKRENNIPYERRVNIVYMGMGEPLDNLNNVSKAINILKDNDGLAIGARRQTISTSGLATQIKKLGEMDLGVLLAISLHAVTDELREKLMPVNKAYNIASVMDAVRQFPIDMRKRVMFEYLIMDKINDNLSDAKALVKLLHGIKAKVNLILFNPHEGSPYQRPSQENVEKFRDYLQSRGVTCTIRQSKGLDISAACGQLKERSKGENSATA, from the coding sequence ATGAAAAATTTGCTTGATTATACTCAGGCGGAGCTGTCTGAATTTATCCAGCCAAAATTTAGAACAAAGCAAATTTATGAGTGGATATATAAAAAAAATGCAAGATCATTTGATGAGATGAGCAATCTACCAAAAGATATTAGAGAAAGATTAAAAAATGAATTTTATATCGAACCACTAGAGATGATCAAAAATGAGATTAGTAGCGATGGAAGTATAAAATATCTTTTTAAACTTAAAGATGGCAAAACAATTGAAAGTGTGCTATTACCGATGAAAGAAGAGATTGTAGATGAAAATGGTAAAACACAAAAACATGCCAGATATACAATCTGTGTAAGTTCTCAAGTAGGATGTAAAATGGGTTGTAGCTTTTGTTTAACAGCCAAAGGCGGATTCATACGCAATTTAACTGCTGGAGAGATCGTAGGACAAATTCTATGGATAAAAAGAGAAAATAACATACCTTATGAGAGAAGAGTAAATATCGTATATATGGGTATGGGCGAGCCATTAGATAATCTAAATAATGTATCAAAAGCTATAAATATTTTAAAAGATAATGATGGTCTAGCTATAGGAGCAAGACGCCAAACTATCAGCACAAGTGGGTTAGCTACACAGATTAAAAAGCTTGGTGAAATGGATTTGGGCGTGCTTTTGGCTATATCTTTACACGCTGTTACAGATGAATTAAGAGAGAAATTGATGCCAGTAAATAAGGCTTATAATATCGCTAGTGTGATGGATGCTGTGCGTCAATTCCCTATAGATATGAGAAAAAGAGTTATGTTCGAATACCTAATAATGGATAAGATAAATGACAATCTTAGCGACGCAAAAGCCCTTGTAAAGCTACTTCACGGGATTAAAGCAAAGGTGAATTTAATCCTTTTCAATCCACATGAAGGTAGTCCATATCAAAGACCATCGCAAGAAAATGTAGAAAAATTCAGAGATTACCTTCAATCTCGTGGCGTTACATGCACAATTCGTCAAAGTAAAGGACTTGATATCAGTGCTGCATGCGGACAATTAAAAGAGCGAAGTAAAGGGGAAAATAGTGCCACTGCTTGA
- a CDS encoding phosphorylase family protein has translation MIVCAGEMESFQFATTIGIGMVEPAINLTKILLNLKQLPKKIIFIGSCGIYGNENLLKIYQSSLAFNYEISGIIGLSYTPIKINLPNVSQKTILINSSNFITNSAEISKKFKNLGFTAENMEAYSVRCVANLFKIDFECILCSTNYCNENAHDDFIKNYPQAKEIITKYLKSKGII, from the coding sequence TTGATAGTTTGTGCCGGAGAAATGGAGAGTTTTCAATTTGCTACAACAATTGGAATTGGAATGGTTGAACCAGCAATAAATTTAACTAAAATTTTACTTAATTTAAAACAACTACCGAAAAAGATTATATTTATTGGAAGTTGCGGAATTTATGGCAATGAAAATTTGCTTAAAATTTACCAAAGTTCTTTAGCATTTAACTATGAAATTAGTGGAATTATAGGGCTTAGCTACACTCCTATCAAGATAAATTTGCCTAATGTTTCACAAAAAACAATTTTAATAAATTCATCAAACTTCATTACAAATTCAGCTGAAATTTCAAAAAAATTTAAAAATTTAGGTTTCACAGCTGAAAATATGGAAGCTTACAGTGTACGATGTGTAGCAAATTTATTCAAAATAGATTTTGAATGCATTCTATGCTCCACAAACTACTGCAATGAAAATGCACATGATGATTTTATTAAAAATTATCCACAAGCCAAAGAAATAATTACAAAATATCTAAAATCAAAAGGAATTATATGA